In the genome of Candidatus Hydrogenedentota bacterium, the window CCGGCGGGTAGTGTGGTGGCCAACCTACCCGAGGAGGCCCCGTGATGCGCGCTGCCGGACTGCTTGCCCTGATGGTTGTGTCCAGTTCGCTTGCGGCGTTCGCCGCGACGGTGCCGGAGCTGCCGCCGCTGGCGCGGGAGCCCGCCGTCGGCGACACAGACTGGCTCGTCGCCCGGCCGGCGGCGAAGGCGGCGGTCTATGCCGCGCCCGACGGCGGCATCGCCCTGTCGAACGGCCTGATCCGCCGGACCTTCCGCCTGTCGCCGAACGCGGCCACGGTGGGGCTGGACAACCTGGCCACGGGCGAGCCGCACCTGCGCGGGGTGAAGCCGGAGGCGGTGGTCACGGTGAACGGGATCCGCATCGAGGTGGGCGGCCTGAAGGGCCAGCCGAACCACGCCTTCCTGCGCGCGGACTGGCTGGAAACCCTCACGGCGGCCCCGGAGGCCATGCGCTTCACGGGCTTCTCCACCGGCCCGGCGGAGGAGCGCTTCGCGTGGAAACGGGTCCGCCGCGCCGCGCCGGACGCGGTCTGGCCGCCGCCGGGGGTCCATCTCGCCATGGACTACGCGATGCCCGACGGCGCGCCCGCGGAACTCGCCGGGCTCCGGGTGACGGTCCACTACGAGATGTACGACGGCCTCCCCCTGTATTCGAAGTGGATCACCGTGGTGAACGGCGGCCAGGCCGCGGTGACGCTGGACGCGTTCACGAGCGAGCTGCTCGCGGCGGTGGAGTACAGCTCCGATGTCGAGGACCGCGCGGGGGCGGCGCGGCCGCCGAACCTGCACGTGGAGACGGACTACGCCTTCCTCGCCATGAGCCCCCTGAACGCCGGCCGCCACGCCTACCGCTGGGTGCCCGACCCGGACTACGGGACGCAGGTGAACTACGAGAAGAAGAACCCCTGCCTGCTGGAGGTGGGGCCGGACCTCGGCCCCGCGGCGGTGATCCCCCCGGGCGACACCTTCGCGTCGTTCCGCGCGTTTGTCCTGCCCTACGACGGGTACGACCGCGAGCGCAACGGCCTCGCCCTGCGCCGCATGTACCGCGCCATCGCGCCGTGGTGCACCGAGAACCCGCTCATGCTCCATGTCCGCCATTCGGACCCCAAGACGGTCCTCAACGCCATAGACCAGTGCGCGGAAACGGGCTTCGAGATGGTCATCCTCTCCTTCGGCAGCGGTTTCGACATCGAG includes:
- a CDS encoding alpha-galactosidase, with the translated sequence MRAAGLLALMVVSSSLAAFAATVPELPPLAREPAVGDTDWLVARPAAKAAVYAAPDGGIALSNGLIRRTFRLSPNAATVGLDNLATGEPHLRGVKPEAVVTVNGIRIEVGGLKGQPNHAFLRADWLETLTAAPEAMRFTGFSTGPAEERFAWKRVRRAAPDAVWPPPGVHLAMDYAMPDGAPAELAGLRVTVHYEMYDGLPLYSKWITVVNGGQAAVTLDAFTSELLAAVEYSSDVEDRAGAARPPNLHVETDYAFLAMSPLNAGRHAYRWVPDPDYGTQVNYEKKNPCLLEVGPDLGPAAVIPPGDTFASFRAFVLPYDGYDRERNGLALRRMYRAIAPWCTENPLMLHVRHSDPKTVLNAIDQCAETGFEMVILSFGSGFDIENEKEGYRKRLRQYADHAKEKGVEIGGYSLLASRSIDAKNDVVSPEGEAPAFGNSPCLLSGWGLEYFGKLRRFYETSGFTLLEHDGSYPGDACASAEHPGHRGLADSRWAQWRLITDFYHWCRGGGVFLNVPDWYFLSGSNKTGMGYRETNWSLPRDQQVIHTRQNIYDGTWEKAPSMGWMFVPLTEYHGGGAAATIEPLDAHLDHYERMLVGNLAFGAQACYRGPELYDTPRVRDMVAKWVAWYKTHRDILESDLIHGRRADGRDVDWMLHVNPALKTKAMLVAFNPLDTPVERELKVNLYYSGLTENTTVTDPDGKTETLPLAREYTVRVRVTLPPRGFTWRAFE